One segment of Desulfovibrio legallii DNA contains the following:
- the buk gene encoding butyrate kinase, translated as MADTKYTILAINPGSTSTRIAVYENQTLLFQKKVDHPAASLRVFSSNVAQFPIRLEAIKAALAAEQFDLRRLAAVAGRGGKLPPLEQGAYLVNDDMLTFLRDHPIDDHASNLGALLAQEIAQPLGIPAYIYDAVVMDQMEDIAKLSGLPEIRRKASCHALNMRAMAIKAAQAKGWRLEEKNIIVCHMGAGISATVIHGGRMVDVITDEEGPYSPERSGGLPNRQLIDLCFSGGFDRLSATKRTRGQGGLMAYLGTNNALEVEDRIAAGDAEARLVYDGLTYQVAKNVASLGAVVSGAVDLVVLTGALAHSSYIIDRVAPRVAFLGEVQVLPGENELEALAYGILRVLRKDEGFHIFHDPQAC; from the coding sequence ATTGCCGTTTACGAAAACCAGACCCTGCTGTTCCAGAAAAAGGTGGACCACCCGGCGGCATCGTTGCGTGTCTTCAGCAGCAACGTGGCGCAGTTCCCCATCCGTCTTGAAGCCATCAAGGCGGCTTTGGCGGCGGAGCAGTTCGACCTGCGGCGGCTTGCTGCCGTGGCGGGGCGCGGCGGAAAACTCCCCCCACTGGAACAGGGCGCTTATCTGGTCAACGACGATATGCTCACCTTTCTGCGCGACCACCCCATTGATGATCACGCTTCCAACCTGGGAGCGCTGCTGGCGCAGGAGATCGCCCAGCCCCTCGGCATCCCGGCCTACATTTACGACGCCGTAGTCATGGACCAGATGGAAGACATTGCCAAGCTTTCCGGCCTGCCAGAAATCCGCCGCAAGGCTTCCTGCCATGCCCTGAATATGCGGGCTATGGCTATCAAGGCCGCACAGGCCAAGGGCTGGCGTCTGGAGGAGAAGAACATCATCGTCTGTCATATGGGCGCGGGCATCAGCGCCACGGTCATCCACGGAGGCCGGATGGTGGACGTGATCACGGACGAAGAGGGCCCCTATTCTCCTGAACGGTCCGGGGGCCTGCCCAACCGACAGCTTATCGACCTGTGCTTTTCCGGCGGGTTCGACCGCCTGTCGGCCACCAAAAGGACGCGGGGTCAGGGCGGGCTTATGGCTTACCTGGGCACCAACAACGCCCTGGAGGTGGAAGACCGCATTGCCGCCGGGGACGCCGAGGCCCGCCTGGTTTACGACGGGCTGACTTACCAGGTGGCCAAAAACGTGGCCTCGCTGGGGGCCGTGGTCAGCGGTGCAGTGGATCTGGTGGTGCTGACCGGAGCCCTGGCCCACTCCTCGTATATTATTGACCGCGTAGCACCCCGTGTGGCCTTTCTTGGCGAAGTGCAGGTGCTGCCCGGCGAGAATGAGCTTGAGGCTTTGGCCTACGGCATCCTGCGCGTCCT